In Chloroflexota bacterium, the genomic stretch TCAACGGATAGGGCCAGGTTGGCGCAGATACCCAAGGCAATAGGCTTGATTAGCGGGCCAGATAGTCCCGAGTAATGACAGCGCCCCTCTATATCACTGGACAGGGGCATTTCTGTTTGAATATCAATGCCAATAAGCCCGCGCACTGTGTTGATGGCCGATATAGCGCTGCAACCGGCCTCCTGGCATGCCGTGGCTACAGCGGAGATATCAGAAGCATGAACCGTCAACTTGGCAATGACTGGAAGATTCGTGCCGGAAACCGTTGCTTCGACTGCCCTGCCCGCTTCTTCCGGGTCTCCACCCACCCGCGCCCCTCCCATAGAGGACTGCATCGTAGGTCTATAGGATGGGCAGCTTAGATTCAGCTCTATCGCGTCGGCGCCAGCCTGCTCACACTCGTTGGCCATCTCTCCCCACTGGCCATAAGTGCTGCCGATTATGCTAACGATTACCTTTATGCCTGCGGCGTGGGCTGCTTCAGTATCCCTCTTCAGCTCTTTTATCAAAGATTTGCTATAAATATCCAGTTGTGGTCCGGCGTTCTGCATAGCCACTATCCTGAACTGGGGTGTAGTCCACAGGTACGGCTTTAACTCCGGGTCATACTTTTCCTTAGTGATGACGGTCTTTGTTACCACACCTGACCAGCCGTTCTTGGCTATCTGCTCGGCATGCTTGTATATCTCGCCTATTCTTGTGGTAGACGGCGCAGAGGCAATAAGAAACGGAGTTGACAGATGAATTCCGCAAAAGTCTACCCCAATATCAATACCTGGCATAATCCCCTCTAATTCAATTCTTCCTGAGGCTACTTGCCGAAGTCGGGACAATCCTTAGTATGACAGAAAAACCCTACAGGTTCGGGAAGGGTTTTTTCTTATTTTTGAAAATATCTCTCGTATAACTTTCATATGGTGAAACACTATCACCTGGTCGGTCTTCTAAATTGATTCACAAATCTAACATTAAATTCACTAAAATGCAACGATTCTCAGACGTTTGATAATTTAGGGGATTGTCCAATCGGGTCATTCGGTTATTGACGGTGAGGAAAGAATAATCTATCATCCACACTACAGACATAAGAAGGAGGCAAAATGATAGACTGGGGAACACGAGGAAAGGTTGCTCAAAACATACTTGAAGTGATAGCTCTTACCCCGCTGGTGAAACTAAATAAAGTAACCGAAGGAATAGGGGCAGATATTTTAGTCAAACTGGAGTGGTTTTCTCCTACCGGCTCGCTTAAGGACAGAATCTATTATCAGATGATTACGGAGGCAATAAGGAATCAGGCTTTAAAACCAGGTATGGAAATCCTGGAAACTTCCACCGGTAATGCTGGAATTTCTTGTGCTTTCATAGGCACGGTATTGGGTTATCCCGTCACTATTATTCTACCTGATGGAATGAGTATTGAGAGAACGAAAATTATAGAAGCCTACGGAGCAAAAATCATCTATACTCCCGGGGCTGAGTCAGATGTGGACCTTTGTCTGATAAAACAGGAGGAAATTATAAGAGAAAATCCGGGGAAATATTGGGTGCCCAGCCAATACACTAACCAGGACAATATTATGGCTCACTATCTCACGACCGGCCGTGAAATTTGGGAGCAAGCGGGGGGTAAAGTAGATGCCTTCGTGGCTACTCAGGGAACAGGGGGAACGATTACCGGGGTAGGGAGATATATCAGAGAAAGAAACCCTGAGGTGCTTCTCTATGCTGGCGAGCCTGCTGAAGCACCGATGTTGGCAAGAAGATTATGGGGCTCCCATCGGATTGAGGGTATCGGTGACGGATTTGTTCCGCGAAATCTGGACGTAAGTTTACTCAATGGTATTTCCCTATCCACTTCAGAAGAGGCCATTGAAATGGGGAAGAGGTTATCTTTGGAAGAAGGATTATTTTGCGGCATCTCATCGGGGGCAAATGTAGTTGGAGCTATCAAGCTGGCCAAGCGACATCCAGAGCTTAAGGTAATCGTTACAATGCTCAATGATACCGGGCAGCGTTACTTTTCCACTCCATTATGTGGCGTTGAAAAGCATATTGAGATTCCCGAGAGAGAGCACAACTTTGATGATTATACTATAGCGGAACTTGATAAATATCAGGCGGGCTGGGAGATTATCGAGTGAGAAAGAGCTTTACCTTCTGGGGGAGACAGGTCAAGGTTATGCAGGATTTTGAGATGTTTCAGAGCTAGGGAGGGAAAATGAAAACAGATATAGAAGGAGAGGTTCTGAAACTCATCGAAAAAAGACGAAACGAAGTCATTGAATTTCTTGGGAAATTAGTATCTTTTCCTACTGTGACCGGTGACGAATCCGAAATTCAGAAGTTTATTGCCCGCCAGCTTGAAAGTATGGGCCTTGCCGTTGACATATGGGAACCTGAGCATGAGGAGCTAAAGAAACATCCTGCCTATGTTCCCGTCGAACGTGGATATGTGAACCGCCCGAATGTTGTCGGAATATATAAAGGGACAGGAAACGGAAAGTCTTTAATTCTCAACGGCCATGTTGATGTCATCCCTCCGGGGCCTTTAGACGCCTGGGTGCACCAGCCATGGGCAGGAGATATTGAAGGGAATCGGTTGTATGGAAGAGGGGCTTCAGATATGAAGAGTGGTTTGGCAGCAATGACAATGGCCTTGGATTGCTTAATACGTTTGAACGTCAGGTTGAAGGGAGATGTAATTCTTGAATATACAGTAGATGAAGAGCAGAGTGGAAACGGAACACTGGCTTGTGTAATGAGGGGGTATCAGGCTGATGCTGGTATTTGTTGTGAGACCAGCAGCCTTCATGTTCAACCGGCTTGCATAGGGCGGATTTGGTTTGAAATCTCCGTTCGGGGGAAACCAGCTGGAATCCAGAGGAGGTGGGAAGGGGTAAACGCGATAGAAAAGGGATACGCAGTTGTGGGAGCTGTTTCGAGCCTTGAAAATATCAGGATTAATGCATTGAAACACCCTCTCTATCCTGATAATCGAAGTACGCTTCCCTGCATGGTCGGTATGTTTCAATCCGGCACGTTTGCCAGTGCGTTCCCTGATACCTGCCTGCTTAAAGGGAGTATCGCTACTCTGCCTGGAGAAGACACAAATGAGGTGAAACGAAGCTTTGTTGAACATATCCTGGCTTTCTCACAGACAGACCCCTGGCTCAAGCATAGCCCACCTGAAGTTAGATTTGTGGGCTATTGTGGTGACCCTGCCGAAATATCTCCGGAACATCCGATCGTCAAAGCCGTGAGTGAAAAATTTACCGTTGTCACCGGGGAAAAGCCTCAAATTACCGGCAGACAGGGAGCAGCTGATACCAGATACCTTATAAAATACGGTAATACGCCGACAGTAATTTTTGGCCCGGGCTTGACAGAGCAGATGCATGCCACCAATGAGTGGGTGGATATTAACTATCTGATTGATGCTACCAAGATTTTGTCTCTGACCATAATGGATTGGTGTGGTTATGAATAGAGAGCGGTTATGCCCATCTCCGGACCGGGTCTCTCCGGGAATTCCGCCATTGTTCTCGTTCCGATAGACAAGTGATGCACTTGACAAAGCGAGGAGTAGTGTTATAATCCTTCTTTGAGGATTTGGAAAGCTAACCAATTGTTAAACACAAAGATTGCCCAACGCTTATGAGGTTAGCATCTATAGAGAAGTAGCCAAAAAATCCCTTAACCACGCTCAACCGCACGGAAAAGCCAGATGCTTTGTCCAAGTTGTTGAAGCTCGGGCTACTAATGTATAATCGCAGAGGCGGGAAAGCATACTGACGGCGGATTCAGCAGTACAGAATCCTGTTCTGCAATGCTGTGCTACCTGATGGAACTCAAACTTCGACGGCATGCGAACTCAGAGTAGGGAGCGAAAAGTGGATTTTCTCTATGAAAAAGCGAGGTCTCTCAGGGAGGCGTTGGAGCTAAAATCCAAATATAGAGAGAATGCAGTATTCATTGCCGGCGGTACGGCTCTCCTGGTTGACATTAGAAATGATGTTTTAAAGCCAGAACCCGAGGCTGTTATCGATATATCTGCTCTTGATGAAATAGACTACATAAGACAAGAAGGCAGCCAGATAAGCATAGGCGCTGTAACCAAAATTTCGGCACTTCAGAAATCCCCGATAGTGCAGAAAAGTGCCCCTATTTTATCCCAGGCTTGTAAGCAATTTGCTAACCCGTTGATCAGGAACCGGGCAACCCTGGGCGGTAATCTAATCAACGCTTCACCGGCTGCTGATATGGCAACTCCTTTGCTAACACTCGGAGCGACAATTTTATTGAAGAGCATCGATGGAGAACGTACGATACCTGTAGAGGAATTCTTTTCAGGGGTGAAAAGGACCAATCATAGAAATGATGAATTACTTGCCGGGGTAAGGTTTAACGAGACTCAGGGGAAGAGATGCCAATTCCTAAAAATGGGGCAGAGGAATGGGACGGCCATATCTCTTGTTTCTCTTTCGCTTATGTTCGATGTAGCAGATGGCGTAATCAAAGATGACCTGAAGCTCGCCCTGGGGTCAGTGGCGCCAACGCCTATAAGAGCATATCGGACTGAGGACGCACTCCACGGTGTTGGACCTTCGCTGGAGAATATAAAGCGAGCGGGCAATATATTGAAGGACGAGGTAAATCCTATAAGCGATGTCAGAGGGTCTGCGGAATACAGGCGGGAGATGTCTGCCGCACTATTGCAAATTGCTTTTCAAAATCTCGGTTACGGTGAATCATAAGAGAAGCAGAGATGAGCGAAATTAGAGAGATAAAAGTAAAGGTCAATGGCGAATGGGTCACCGGGCTGGTCAAACCAGGTATGACACTGCTGCGGTTCTTAAGAGATAACGGCTTCACTGAGGTAAAGAAAGGATGCGGTGCGGGAGAATGTGGTGCTTGTACCGTGCTCCTTGACGGTGATGCTATTACATCCTGTCTCGTTCTGGCCTTGCAGGCAGATGGCAGGGAGGTAGTCACCATCAAAAAGAAAGACGACCCACTCCTGGAAGCCCTAAAGGAGGCCTTTGTCAGCCATGGTGCTGCGCAGTGTGGTTTTTGCACACCGGACATGATAATGACTGCCAAATGGTTGCTGCATGAGAACCCCAGGCCAACCCGGGATGACATACGGGACGCTTTGTCTGGTAATTTATGCCGGTGTACTGGCTATCAAAAGATTGTTGATGCTATCGAGTATGTTTCAAGAGACCTATAAGGAAAGTTTATAAAAATGGAATACAAACATAAGGAAGGGCGGACATTTCATTCGATAGGAAAGAGGCTGGACGGCATTGATGATAAAGCCAAGGTCTCCGGGAGTGTCATTTATGCAGATGACTTTGTCATGGAGGGAATGCTCCATGGTAAGGTCTTCAGGAGTGTGAAAGCCTCAGCAAGGATAAAATCTCTGGATACTACCGCTGCTAAAAATCTTCCTGGCGTGGCCGCTGTAATCACCGCGGAAGATGTTCCGAATAACCGTGCCGTTACCGGTGCTGTAGGTCAGATGACCGAGATGGGTCAAGCGCAAACGGTTCATCGCTATGTCCTTGCTGAAGACAGGGTGAGGTTCTATGGCGAGCCTATTGCCCTGGTCGCAGCTGAAGACCCTGATATTGCCGCAGCAGCCTTGAAACTGATAAAGGTCGAATATGAGGACCTCCCTGGCGTATTTGATACCGAGGAAGCGATGCAAGAGGATGCCCCCAGAGTGCACAATGGATCAAATATCATAACCCATTGGGGGCTGAGAAAGGGAGATGTCGGTAAGGGTTTTAGCGAGGCTGATATTATCGTTGAGAATACATACACTTCGCAGTTCCAGGAACATGCTCATATTGAACCCGAATCCGGGGTAGCCTGGATAGATGATGATGGTGTGGTAAATCTGAGGGTCGCCACTCAAGTTATCGAGCAATACGTGGAGATAGCTCATATTTTAAGGATACCCGAAAGCAAAGCGCGGATTAGAGGCACTCTGATGGGAGGAGGATTTGGGGGCAAGGAAGACCTGACAGTCGAACCTTATATTGCTTTGCTTGCCTGGAAGACCGGCCGACCGGTGAAGTTGACTTACGAGCGGGAAGAGATGATGTACGGGAGGCATAAGCGGGTTCCATGCAAGATGTACTATAAACACGGCGCTACCAAAGATGGTAAATTGGTGGCCATGGAGGCAAGGATAATCGGGGATAGCGGAGCCTACGTATATCTTAGCCATTGGGTTCTCCTTTACTGCGCCGTCCTCTCCACAGGGCCGTATTATATTCCGAACATCAAGGTTGACGCCTATCCCGTATTGACAAACAACATTTATACCAGTGCCTGCCGGTCATTTGGAACAATGCAGGTGGCAATCGCCTACGAATCACAGATGGATATACTGGCAAAGGAACTGAAGATGGATGCGGCAGAATTGAGGGTCAGGAATTACCTGAAGAAAGGTGATGAAACCGGGACCGGGTATCGCATTGAGTCCGAAGTCATGTTGACACAGACGCAGGAGGCTGTCCTGAAAGCCCTTGGAGACCGAACTGAGCCCAATGCACAGCATATAAAAGTAGGAAGAGGTTTCGCCAGTTGCTGGTACCCCTACGGTAGGCAGTGCCGAATGCACGATGCTTCGTCTGCCTGGGTTGGGATGGAAATGGACGGAAGTGCCGTCGTGCGATGCGGAATCCCTGACCTTGGTGGTGGACAGAGGGAGTCATTACGACAGATAACCTCTGAACTGCTCGGTGTTCCTCTGGAGAAAATACATGTAATATCGGCAGATTCACAGGTTACCCCGCTGGCCGGTACAGTGACGGCCAGCAGAGCTTTATTTATGTCTGGAAACGCTGTGAAAATGGCGGCAGAGGCTATCCGACATGACCTGCTTCAAAAGGCATCAGAGTTGCTTAAGGTGGATTCTGAAGACCTGGATATTTGGGATGATGAGATATTTGCCTTCAGCGACCCAAAGACAAGGATACCTCTATCACAGGTGGTCAAAGCTGCCAAGGGTGAGGGTAATCGTCTAGAAGCTCTGAGGACCTTCAGAGCTCCGGCGACAAAACCAGTTACCTCGGACATATTGGAGGGTCAGATATTTTCTGATTTTACCTTTGGGTCACAGGCAGTTGAAGTTGAGGTGAATACGTTGACTGGCAGGGTAAATGTAATCAAGGCGGCCAGTGCTTTTGATGTGGGTACGGCTATCAACCCAAAGAGAGTAGAGGGTCAGATAGAAGGTGGGATGACACAGGGGGTGGGATTTGCCCTGATGGAGGAATTCATTGAAAGGCAGGGCATACCGGAGACCGATAGTCTGAGGACATATCTGGTGCCTACGTCAAAAGATATCCCGGATATTAAATCAATAGTGATGGAGTCCCACTCTGGTAAAGGTCCGTTCGGGGCTAAGGGGATTGGTGAACCTACTATTGTGCCTACAACGCCGGCGGTACTGAATGCTATCTACGATGCCGTAGGTGTGAGAATTAAGAAGACCCCCGCCACCTCTGAAAAGGTATTCTATCATTTGAAGGAAGGCGAGAAATAGCATAGCGGCTGAACCCTGCCCAATTGTTGTACGGTCTGGTTTAGGCTTGCTGTCGAGAAGCAGCTTCCTTAAGGTGATTCTTTCAGCTGGAGGGTCTCTTTGTTATCCACCAGTTTTTCAGTCATTAATGCCTCTATCTCTTGAGGTAACCGGTTACGCCGAGACAAAGTAGTGTGAAAGATAAATGGCTCAATGTTTAGCTGACTCAAAAACGCGGAAAGGAGCTCCTTGCGGATAACCAGAACGCAGTTTCTGACTTTTCCGGTTCTGATTAGCTCGATGACCTTGACGAAACCTTCTCCTCTGAGTTCCAAATGGCCGATTTCATCAACCACAAGGATTGCCGCACAAGTTCCCTTATCTATTGCCTGAATTCCAAAGTCGATACCCTCTGGATTGAAGAAATACCTGGCAGTGCGTGGGCCATCATACACATTATTGATGCTGCCCAGCGTTTCCCTTTGCCCGGATTGGATATCTTCCACGATGATGCTTCCGTCCGCCGTCTTGTAGGTTAAAATACCGCCGCACGTATATCCTCGGCTTTGCAGTACTTCAACAAGCCTGCGGCAAACCGTGGTTTTACCAACACCTATGGTGCCAGTAACGACAATGACCATGTTCCATTTAGAGCCCAGCCATGATGACTATAGCACTGACTCCCCAGCAAAGACATATGATGGCTGCCGATGTAGCGTAGTAGAGGGGTCTGCTTATTGAGACAGAGAGGGTTTTAGCCGCCAGCTTTTCGCCTACCAGATAGCCCAGAGGTAGGAATATGCTGAAGAAAGCGGCCTGCACTACACCCTGATTTGCGATAAAGCCCCCAACACTACTAACACCCGTGCGTTCAAAGAGAGGAGCATTCATTACATATACAGCAAAGTATACATAGACGGTGGCACTCCCGAGGCCAGCCAGGAACCCGGTTCCGATACCTGCAAAAGCGTTCTTAGCAATTCTGTTCATCATGAAGGCGGCTACAAGACTCACGACAAGCGACTCAAGAATAATTGCCATAGCCGGATTTATTATGTAGATAGCACTGATGGGTACAAAGAGAAACCAGACATTGAGCAGCTTAAATGAAGCCGCCACGATTCCTATGCCTGGTAGCATAATTGGCTTTCTGTAAATGGCCAGCGCCGTGCCCATAATAGCCACCCCGATACCACTCATGATAGCGCCTTTATTCGGAAATATAATCATATTTAAAAATCCGCCCAAGGTAGCCTCAAAAAACCCCCAAACGGAGCCGAATACCAGAATCGCGATGATTACATGTATTGACTTTATTCGCCTGTTTTCAGTGTCTTCCTTCATGTAGTTTACCTCCCAAGCATTCATTATCTAACTTTATTGAGTAGTAGCTTTCCACGGTGTCGATGTCAATGCAGACACTTTCACAATCAACGGCCACCTCAAAGATGTCCTCAGGGTGCTGTGCAATTATTTGCCGCCCTCCTATATCACCCTTTAGTTGTAGTAGTTGTTCCTTATATGTCATAGCAAAGATAACCGGGTGTCCTCTCCTACCTCGGTATGTTGGGATGACGATGCCTTTATCACAGCCAGAGAATTCATCTATCAGCCTGCTGATAGTCTGGCTGTTTATAAGCGGTTGATCACCTAAGGCAAGCATAACCGCTTGGGTTTGGTCACCAACCAGGCTTAGCCCAGCTATTATGGAGGCACTCATCCCTTGCTCATAATCAGGGTTTATCACCCACCTGACCGGTTTAGCGGCCAAGACCTTTCCTACTTCTTCAGCTCGGTATCCCACAACCACGATAACTTCGTTTGCCTTGGAGTCTAAGAAGTTGTCAACGGTCTGTTCCAATACCGTGCTTTGCCGCCAGCGCATGAGCTGCTTCAGTCTGCTCATGCGCTCTGATCTGCCCGCCGCCAGGATTATCGCCGAGATCATTATTTACTTCCCTTACTTCTCAATACCTCCAAGATCTTATCCGGCGTTATTGAGATAGTAAAAATTCTGACACCAAGGTTCAACTTTGTCAATCAAGGTCCAATCTACTCCTCCCCCACTCTCTACTCCTCCCCCACCCTCTTCTTCATCTCATACAGCTTGTTCAGGGCTTCCAGGGGGGTCATGACGTCCAGGTCCAGTTTTTCCAGTTCCTCAAGGAGGGGGGACCTGGGTGTGAGGAAAGATATCTGCTGCGCCGTCTCCTTGCGGCGTTTCCTCGATAATGGCTTTGCCGTGCGGCTGTCGCCCTCTAAATCTTCCAGAACCTCGCGGGCGCGGTGGACAACGGAGCGGGGCAGGCCGGCCAGCTGGGCAACGTGGATGCCGTAGCTGCGGTCGACGCCGCCAGGGGCAATCTTATATAAAAATATGACCTCCCCACCCTCCTCCCGCACCGCCACGTTGAAGTTCTGCACTCTCGGTAAGTATCCTGCCAGCTCCACCATCTCGTGGTAGTGGGTGGCAAAGAGCGTCTTGGCCCCCAGTCTGGGGCTGTTGTGGATATACTCGGCCACCGCACGGGCAATGGAAAGGCCGTCGTAGGTGCTGGTACCCCGCCCGATTTCGTCCAGGATGATAAGGGAGCGAGGGGTGGCGTTGTGCAGGATGTTCGCCGTCTCGATCATCTCCACCATGAAGGTGGACTGTCCGGCGGCGATGTCTTCCCCGGCGCCGATGCGGGTGAAGATGCGGTCGACGATTCCTATAGTGGCCTGCTCCGCGGGCACAAAGCTGCCCATCTGCGCCAGCAGCACAATCAGCGCCACCTGCCTCAGGTAGGTTGACTTGCCCGACATGTTCGGGCCGGTGAGTACGATAAGCTGGGCGTCATCATTCGATAGATACGTGTCGTTGGGCACGAAGTGGGCGTCAACCAGCGTCCGCTCCACCACGGGGTGTCGGCCCTGCCCGATATTAATCTCGTTTCCCTCGTTCAGGGTGGGGCGGACATAATGGCAGCGCACGGCGACTTCGGCCAGGTTGGAGAATACATCGAGATGAGCGAGGGCAACGGCTATCTCTATAATGCGCTCGCCCTCCGCCGCCACCTGCCGGCATACCTGCTGAAAAAGCGACGTCTCAAGGTCGATGATGCGGTCTTTGGCGTTTAAAATCAAAGACTCATACTCCTTCAGTTCGGCGGTGAAAAACCTCTCTCCGCCGACCAGCGTCTGCTTGCGGATGAAGTCGTCGGGCACCTGGCTCAGATTGGGCTTGGACACCTCAATATAGTAGCCGAACACATTGTTGAAGCCGATTTTCAACGATTTTATCCCCGTTCGTTCCCTTTCCCTACGTTCAATGCTGGCCAGGTACTGTTTGGCGTTTCGAGAAGTCTCGCGCAGTTTATCCAGTTCCTCGGAAAATCCCTGCCTGATTACCTCCCCCTCGCCCATCGTCGAGGATGGCTCATCCACCAGCGCCCGGGCAATTAAATCGACCGCTTCCTGACAGGGTTTGAGCCCGTCTTTCAGCCAGTCAATATGTTTTTCCCCTTCTTCCGCCAGTATCCCTTTTATTTCAGGTATCGTCTCAAGGCTGCGGCGCAGGGTGACCAGCTCGCGGGGAATGGCAACGGCGCCCCGTATCCGATTGGTCAACCTCTCAAGGTCGGACACATCACCGAGCAATGATATGGTCCGGGTGCGCGCCAGAGTATGGTCGCTGAACCAGTCGATGGCGTCCTGCCTCTGGTTTAGTTCTTTTATGTCAAGTAATGGTTGTCCCAGCCAGCGTTTGAGCAGCCGACCGCCTCCTGCCGTCCGAGTCAGGTCGATGACTGACAGCAGTGAGCCAGTGACGGCGCCGGTACGGCTTGCCTGAAATATCTCCAGGTTTCTCTGCGTCTGCACGTCCAGCGCCATGTACGATTCTGCGGAATAGGTTGACAGGCCGGTAATCTGCCCGAGGCCGCTTTTCTGCGTTTCCTGAATATAATGGACGGCAGCACCGGCGGCACTTACCGCCAGCGATAGATTTGCACAGCCAAATCCCTCGAGGGTCTTCACGCCGAAGTGGTCGAGTAGTATCTGGCTTGCCACCTCGTTCTCATACCAGTAATCGTCGAGCCGGGTTACCGGCATGGTCAATGCCAGAGTCGACAGGTCTGTATTCTGAGCGGCTATTATCTCCGCAGGCCGGAGCCTTTCCAGTTCCGTAGACAACCGCGATAACGGCAGCTCGGCGACCGCGAATTCGCTGGTGGTGATATCCACGTAGGCAAGCCCTGCCCTATCCTCCCCCATCGTCAGACTGACAAGGTAATTGTTCTTCCGGCTGTCGAGAAGGCCCGGCTCCACCACTGTGCCCGGCGTGACCAGCCGGACTACCTCCCGCTGCACCAGACCTTTCGTCTCGCCCGGCTTGGTAACCTGCTCACAGATAGCCACCTTGTAGCCGCGATTTATCAGCCTGGCCAGATAGTTGTCCAGTGCATGATAGGGAATGCCCGCCAGCGGCACCTTATTCCCCTTGCCCATCTCCCGGGAGGTCAGGACGATTTCCAGCTCGCGTGACGCGATTCTGGCATCCTCATCAAAGGTCTCGTAGAAGTCGCCGAGGCGGAAGAGGACGATGGCGTTGGGGTATCGTCGCTTTATCCTGAGGTACTGTTGCCGGATTGGCGTGGCACACTCGCCCATGGTAAGCCTATTCTACTAGAATTGGGGTGTAAAAAAAAGGGAAACGATACATCGCTTCCCTCTATATATAAAGCGGGCGGCCGGATATACCAGCCTTCAGTCCCTGGCCTTAACTTCGACCGGGAGCTTTCCCGCTTCCGCCTCTGCTTTTGGGAATCTGAGCAGTGGGACCCGACTTAAAGCCACACCGAGCCCGATGGCACCGAGAACCGTGCTCAGGATTCTTTCCATTCCCGGCATGGGCTGCAGCCAGGTGAATATCAGAATAAGTGTGCCCGAGATACCAAACAGAACCATTAACAACACGCTCAGCGACCTGTCCATCTTCATTTTTCGCCTCCTGCCCTGTTATCTTT encodes the following:
- the mutS gene encoding DNA mismatch repair protein MutS, with the translated sequence MGECATPIRQQYLRIKRRYPNAIVLFRLGDFYETFDEDARIASRELEIVLTSREMGKGNKVPLAGIPYHALDNYLARLINRGYKVAICEQVTKPGETKGLVQREVVRLVTPGTVVEPGLLDSRKNNYLVSLTMGEDRAGLAYVDITTSEFAVAELPLSRLSTELERLRPAEIIAAQNTDLSTLALTMPVTRLDDYWYENEVASQILLDHFGVKTLEGFGCANLSLAVSAAGAAVHYIQETQKSGLGQITGLSTYSAESYMALDVQTQRNLEIFQASRTGAVTGSLLSVIDLTRTAGGGRLLKRWLGQPLLDIKELNQRQDAIDWFSDHTLARTRTISLLGDVSDLERLTNRIRGAVAIPRELVTLRRSLETIPEIKGILAEEGEKHIDWLKDGLKPCQEAVDLIARALVDEPSSTMGEGEVIRQGFSEELDKLRETSRNAKQYLASIERRERERTGIKSLKIGFNNVFGYYIEVSKPNLSQVPDDFIRKQTLVGGERFFTAELKEYESLILNAKDRIIDLETSLFQQVCRQVAAEGERIIEIAVALAHLDVFSNLAEVAVRCHYVRPTLNEGNEINIGQGRHPVVERTLVDAHFVPNDTYLSNDDAQLIVLTGPNMSGKSTYLRQVALIVLLAQMGSFVPAEQATIGIVDRIFTRIGAGEDIAAGQSTFMVEMIETANILHNATPRSLIILDEIGRGTSTYDGLSIARAVAEYIHNSPRLGAKTLFATHYHEMVELAGYLPRVQNFNVAVREEGGEVIFLYKIAPGGVDRSYGIHVAQLAGLPRSVVHRAREVLEDLEGDSRTAKPLSRKRRKETAQQISFLTPRSPLLEELEKLDLDVMTPLEALNKLYEMKKRVGEE